From a region of the Constantimarinum furrinae genome:
- a CDS encoding DUF368 domain-containing protein, translating into MPSRNLLQYLVISLKGIAMGAADVVPGVSGGTIAFISGIYEELIETIHKLDLGFFKIWRAEGFLSAWRHYNLGFLLALFSGVILSIISLAKLITWLLSDHPLLVWSFFFGLVAASIIYVGKQVSEWKLVNILALVIASGFAYAITLAKPVGTPDSNWFLFLAGFIAIIAMILPGISGSFILLLLGAYRAIIGTLSTLGEGITTMNWDLISGALVKILIFAAGAIVGLKVFSRVLNWMFKNHKNLILAILTGFMIGALNKIWPWKEVLEYRLNHDGEKIPFLEKSIFPTSYPDDPKILLAMVFIVLGFLSIFILERIAIQKK; encoded by the coding sequence ATGCCTTCACGTAATCTGCTCCAATACCTCGTTATTTCTTTAAAAGGAATTGCCATGGGAGCTGCCGATGTAGTCCCGGGAGTTTCTGGCGGTACCATTGCCTTTATATCCGGTATCTACGAAGAATTGATCGAGACCATTCACAAACTCGACCTCGGGTTTTTTAAAATTTGGCGAGCTGAGGGGTTTTTAAGTGCCTGGCGACATTATAATCTAGGATTCCTGCTTGCTTTATTCTCGGGGGTGATCCTAAGCATAATTTCATTGGCAAAACTAATCACCTGGCTACTCTCCGACCATCCCCTTTTAGTATGGTCGTTTTTTTTCGGACTCGTCGCTGCGAGTATAATATATGTGGGTAAACAGGTTAGTGAATGGAAGTTGGTGAATATACTGGCTCTTGTAATTGCTTCGGGCTTTGCTTATGCCATTACCCTTGCAAAACCTGTAGGAACTCCGGACAGCAACTGGTTTCTTTTCTTAGCCGGCTTTATTGCGATCATCGCGATGATATTACCTGGGATATCAGGATCTTTTATCCTCTTGTTACTAGGAGCATACAGAGCCATTATCGGTACCTTAAGCACGTTGGGAGAAGGAATTACCACAATGAATTGGGATCTTATCTCCGGCGCATTAGTAAAGATCCTCATCTTTGCGGCGGGAGCTATTGTGGGTCTCAAAGTATTCTCCAGAGTATTGAACTGGATGTTTAAAAATCATAAAAACCTTATCCTCGCTATCCTAACCGGATTTATGATCGGTGCCTTAAACAAGATCTGGCCATGGAAAGAAGTTTTGGAATATCGATTAAATCACGATGGAGAAAAAATTCCCTTTTTGGAGAAAAGTATTTTCCCTACTTCCTACCCCGATGATCCAAAAATTCTATTGGCCATGGTCTTTATTGTCCTTGGCTTTTTAAGTATCTTTATTCTGGAACGAATTGCAATTCAGAAAAAATAA
- a CDS encoding tetratricopeptide repeat protein: protein MQMSPNEHNNFSLSRFESMLKTNNVLFFDSEEFEEIIQHYLENGKIALARKAVKLGLEQHPTSTNLKLFQVEMYIFENKLDIAEELLDDLYVLEQSNEEIYIQKANILSRRDNHKEAILLLEKALEITNDEADVLSLMGMEYLFMEDFENAKYYFMKCLEQDEEDYSALYNIIYCFDYLEQHEAAIDYLNDFLNKNPYCEVAWHQVGKQYTVLKYFKKALAAFDFAIISDDSFIGAYLEKGKVQEKLKQYHEAIESYSITLGLDDPTSFALLRIGKCHEKLGNSELALQFFTKCVEEDSLLDKGWIAITDFYFKRKNYQKALYYIDKAINIDSENVLYWKRYARISNRLNHFEEAEHAFRRTIELGNYELETWVSRSDILIRLGEYEAAVNNLNQAAEFYPECAEIEYRLAGVYYYLNEETKGEYHLKNALKFEPEFVMIIEEIFPSIYERKSVREIIQKRQNPSV from the coding sequence ATGCAAATGAGCCCTAACGAGCATAACAACTTCTCCCTCTCCCGCTTTGAATCCATGCTTAAGACTAATAATGTGCTCTTTTTTGACTCTGAAGAGTTTGAAGAGATCATTCAGCATTACCTCGAAAACGGAAAAATTGCACTTGCACGAAAGGCAGTCAAGCTGGGATTAGAACAACATCCTACCTCTACAAATCTGAAATTGTTTCAGGTAGAGATGTATATTTTTGAGAACAAACTGGATATCGCTGAGGAATTACTGGACGATCTTTATGTTCTGGAACAATCCAATGAGGAGATCTATATTCAGAAAGCCAATATTCTCTCCAGAAGGGATAACCACAAAGAGGCTATTTTACTTTTGGAAAAGGCGTTGGAAATCACCAACGACGAAGCAGATGTGCTCTCCCTCATGGGAATGGAGTACCTGTTTATGGAAGATTTTGAGAATGCCAAGTACTATTTTATGAAGTGCCTGGAACAGGATGAGGAAGATTATTCGGCATTATATAATATCATTTATTGTTTCGACTATTTAGAACAGCACGAAGCCGCTATTGATTACTTGAACGACTTTCTCAATAAGAACCCTTATTGTGAAGTGGCATGGCATCAGGTTGGAAAACAATACACCGTACTTAAGTATTTTAAAAAGGCCCTGGCTGCCTTCGATTTTGCCATTATAAGCGACGATTCCTTTATTGGCGCCTATCTCGAAAAAGGAAAGGTGCAGGAAAAACTCAAGCAATATCACGAGGCGATCGAAAGTTATTCGATCACTTTAGGGCTCGATGATCCCACTTCATTTGCCCTCTTACGGATCGGAAAATGCCACGAAAAACTAGGGAATAGTGAGCTGGCGCTTCAGTTCTTCACAAAATGTGTAGAAGAAGATTCGCTATTGGATAAAGGCTGGATAGCGATCACCGATTTTTATTTTAAACGGAAAAATTATCAGAAGGCGCTCTATTATATAGACAAGGCTATCAATATCGACAGTGAAAACGTGCTGTACTGGAAGCGATATGCCCGAATAAGTAATCGACTCAATCATTTTGAAGAGGCAGAACACGCCTTTAGAAGAACAATTGAATTAGGCAACTACGAACTTGAGACCTGGGTATCACGGTCGGATATATTGATTCGTTTGGGCGAATACGAGGCTGCAGTCAATAATTTGAATCAGGCAGCAGAATTCTATCCGGAGTGTGCCGAGATCGAATACAGGCTGGCCGGTGTTTACTATTATTTGAATGAAGAAACCAAGGGTGAATATCATTTAAAGAATGCTCTAAAGTTCGAGCCGGAATTTGTCATGATCATCGAAGAGATCTTCCCGTCCATCTACGAGCGGAAATCGGTGCGGGAAATAATTCAGAAACGACAAAATCCTTCTGTTTAA